Proteins encoded by one window of Rutidosis leptorrhynchoides isolate AG116_Rl617_1_P2 chromosome 7, CSIRO_AGI_Rlap_v1, whole genome shotgun sequence:
- the LOC139858652 gene encoding malonyl-coenzyme A:anthocyanin 3-O-glucoside-6''-O-malonyltransferase-like yields the protein MNATSDLTIIEQCRISPPPFTIGHRSMPLTFFDMTWLLFPPVHHTFFYDFPHSKSHFLETVVPNLKHSLSLTLQHFFPFVSNLFVFTVPDHSGLIKKPEIRHVEGDYVALTFAESSADFTDLTGNHPRKCEKFYPLVPHLGKAVKTSDYVSIPLFSVQVTFFPNSGISIGTTNHHSLADATTRFRFLKVWTSMAKFGEDRSDILTRAPPIYDRLIDIPKLDEKKLKETKLESFYQPPSLVGSGGDKVRATFVLARTNIDRLKKMVVTQLPEVEYVSSFTVTCSYIWSCIARSQAKICKDDLEQFIFTVDCRSRLDPPVPAAYSGNCGAPCIVTIKSVVLSGENGFLTAVKLFGEGITKMVNNKDGILKDAEKWHDGFKVPARKIGIAGTPKLDFYAMDFGWGKVKKYETISIDYNSSISITSGRESTQDVEIGLCFPSLQMKAFGKIFNVGLV from the coding sequence ATGAATGCCACCTCGGATTTGACCATTATCGAGCAATGTCGAATATCGCCACCACCATTCACCATCGGCCACCGCTCAATGCCACTTACTTTTTTCGACATGACATGGCTACTTTTTCCGCCCGTTCATCATACTTTCTTTTACGATTTCCCCCACTCAAAATCTCATTTTTTAGAAACCGTTGTTCCTAATTTAAAACACTCGTTATCACTCACCCTTCAACATTTTTTCCCTTTCGTTAGTAATTTATTTGTGTTTACTGTGCCTGATCATTCGGGTCTTATTAAAAAACCAGAAATCAGGCACGTGGAAGGTGATTATGTGGCACTTACATTTGCTGAATCCAGTGCTGATTTTACTGATTTGACAGGAAATCATCCTCGAAAATGTGAAAAGTTTTATCCACTTGTACCTCATTTGGGTAAAGCTGTTAAAACATCCGATTACGTCAGCATCCCACTTTTCTCGGTTCAAGTGACGTTTTTCCCAAACTCGGGAATCTCTATTGGAACGACAAATCATCATAGCCTTGCTGACGCGACCACCCGGTTCAGATTCTTGAAGGTGTGGACTTCGATGGCTAAATTCGGTGAAGATAGATCCGACATCTTGACTCGAGCTCCGCCAATTTACGATAGATTGATTGATATTCCTAAATTAGATGAAAAAAAGTTGAAAGAAACAAAGCTGGAATCTTTTTATCAACCTCCAAGCCTTGTTGGTTCTGGTGGCGATAAGGTTCGGGCCACATTTGTTCTGGCCCGAACCAATATCGACCGGTTGAAGAAAATGGTCGTAACCCAATTACCAGAAGTGGAGTACGTATCTTCTTTTACAGTTACATGTAGTTACATTTGGAGTTGCATAGCAAGGTCACAAGCTAAAATTTGCAAAGACGATTTAGAACAGTTTATATTTACTGTTGATTGTCGATCTCGGTTGGACCCACCTGTTCCTGCAGCTTATTCTGGTAATTGTGGTGCACCTTGTATTGTAACAATAAAAAGTGTGGTTTTATCGGGCGAAAACGGGTTTTTAACAGCTGTTAAATTATTCGGAGAAGGTATAACCAAAATGGTGAATAATAAAGACGGAATCTTGAAAGATGCCGAAAAGTGGCACGATGGGTTCAAGGTTCCGGCTAGGAAGATTGGCATTGCGGGTACACCGAAACTTGATTTTTACGCGATGGATTTTGGTTGGGGGAAGGTGAAAAAGTATGAAACAATTTCGATTGATTATAATTCATCCATTTCTATAACTTCTGGGAGAGAATCAACACAAGATGTAGAAATTGGATTATGTTTTCCGAGTTTGCAAATGAAGGCGTTTGGTAAAATCTTTAATGTTGGATTAGTTTAG